The following proteins are encoded in a genomic region of Burkholderia pyrrocinia:
- a CDS encoding spore coat U domain-containing protein: MRHRKHAGRRDRLTRLRAAATALAAGAAVLPALPALAATTCTMNAPSSMVFGTYDTINAATSAVTISVNCTGSGTATPTVSASMGGGTYANRLMTRTGGAQTLGYNMYLDSAHTTIWGDGTSGTSTISWGKINGAANFSSTVYGLIRGGQNVVPGGYADQNITIMFNY; the protein is encoded by the coding sequence ATGAGACATCGCAAGCATGCCGGGCGGCGTGACCGGCTGACGCGCCTTCGCGCCGCCGCGACGGCGCTCGCGGCCGGCGCGGCCGTGCTGCCCGCGCTGCCCGCGCTCGCGGCGACCACCTGCACGATGAATGCGCCGTCGTCGATGGTGTTCGGCACGTACGACACGATCAATGCCGCCACCTCCGCGGTCACGATCTCGGTCAACTGCACCGGCAGCGGTACCGCCACGCCGACGGTGTCGGCAAGCATGGGCGGCGGCACCTACGCGAATCGCCTGATGACCCGGACCGGCGGCGCGCAGACGTTGGGCTACAACATGTATCTCGACAGCGCGCACACGACGATCTGGGGCGACGGCACGAGCGGCACGTCGACGATTTCGTGGGGCAAGATCAACGGCGCCGCCAACTTCAGCTCGACCGTGTACGGACTGATCCGCGGCGGCCAGAACGTCGTGCCGGGCGGCTACGCGGACCAGAACATCACGATCATGTTCAACTACTAG
- a CDS encoding solute carrier family 23 protein — translation MSDSYFPRWRVQSTGAASRVVGPDERLSWPQMVAMGVQHVVAMFGSTVLAPLLMGFDPNLCIFMSGIGTLLFFVLVGGRVPSYLGSSFAFIGLVIAVTGYGGSGPNPNIPVALGGIVACGVVYVALGALVQAIGTRWIETLMPPVVTGAVVAVIGLNLAPIAVKGVSASTFDSVMALVTVLSVGGVAVFARGMMQRLLILVGLVIAYVLYAIATNGMGLGKPIDFSIVAHAAWFGVPTFRAPVFEPRAMLMLAPIAVILVAENLGHIKAVSAMTGHNLDRYVGRAFIGDGIATIVSGSVGGTGVTTYAENIGVMAVTRIYSTLVFVVAALIAIVLGFSPKFGAVIQTIPGPVLGGVSIVVFGLIAVTGARIWVVNKVDFSDNRNLIVAAVTLVLGAGDFSLKIGGFGLGGIGTATFGAIILYAILRKEKEPGPVL, via the coding sequence ATGTCCGATTCCTACTTCCCGCGCTGGCGGGTGCAATCGACCGGCGCGGCGTCGCGCGTGGTCGGCCCCGACGAGCGCCTGTCGTGGCCGCAGATGGTCGCGATGGGCGTGCAGCACGTCGTCGCGATGTTCGGCTCGACCGTGCTCGCGCCGCTGCTGATGGGCTTCGACCCGAACCTGTGCATCTTCATGTCGGGCATCGGCACGCTGCTGTTCTTCGTGCTGGTCGGCGGCCGCGTGCCGAGCTACCTCGGCTCGAGCTTCGCGTTCATCGGCCTCGTGATCGCGGTGACGGGCTACGGCGGCAGCGGCCCGAACCCGAACATCCCGGTCGCGCTCGGCGGGATCGTCGCGTGCGGCGTCGTGTACGTTGCGCTCGGCGCGCTGGTGCAGGCGATCGGCACGCGCTGGATCGAGACGCTGATGCCGCCCGTCGTCACCGGCGCGGTCGTCGCGGTGATCGGGCTGAACCTCGCGCCGATCGCGGTCAAGGGCGTCTCGGCGTCGACTTTCGACTCGGTGATGGCGCTCGTCACGGTGCTGTCGGTGGGTGGCGTCGCGGTGTTCGCGCGCGGGATGATGCAGCGCCTGCTGATCCTCGTCGGGCTCGTGATCGCGTACGTGCTCTACGCGATCGCGACCAACGGCATGGGGCTCGGCAAGCCGATCGACTTCTCGATCGTCGCGCATGCAGCGTGGTTCGGTGTGCCGACCTTCCGTGCACCCGTGTTCGAACCGCGCGCGATGCTGATGCTCGCGCCGATCGCGGTGATTCTCGTCGCCGAGAACCTCGGCCACATCAAGGCCGTCAGCGCGATGACGGGGCACAACCTCGATCGCTACGTCGGCCGCGCGTTCATCGGCGACGGCATCGCAACGATCGTGTCGGGCAGCGTCGGCGGCACGGGCGTGACCACCTACGCGGAGAACATCGGCGTGATGGCCGTCACGCGGATCTATTCGACGCTCGTGTTCGTCGTCGCCGCGCTGATCGCGATCGTGCTCGGCTTCTCGCCGAAGTTCGGCGCGGTGATCCAGACGATCCCGGGCCCGGTGCTCGGCGGCGTGTCGATCGTCGTGTTCGGGCTGATCGCGGTGACGGGCGCGCGGATCTGGGTCGTCAACAAGGTCGACTTCTCCGACAACCGCAACCTGATCGTCGCGGCCGTCACGCTCGTGCTCGGCGCCGGCGATTTCTCGCTGAAGATCGGCGGCTTCGGGCTCGGCGGGATCGGCACCGCGACGTTCGGCGCGATCATCCTGTACGCGATCCTGCGCAAGGAAAAGGAGCCGGGGCCGGTGCTGTGA
- the flgL gene encoding flagellar hook-associated protein FlgL, with the protein MRISSAQFFQLNVSQMNDQQAQLAQLYQQISSGVSLQTAADNPVGAAQAVQLSMTSATLSQYATNQNTALASLQAEDQTLQSVSGVLTSAQTLLVRAGDGSLSDSDRSALATQLQGYRDQLTTLANTNDGAGNYLFAGTKNSAAPFTTTPNGSIAYVGDTGTRQVQIADSSSVSQGDTGAAVFMSVPGIGSAPVPSAGAANTGTGTITAVTVTNPSVATNGHQFTIQFGGTSAAPTYTVTDKSASPPTTTPAQAYSAGSAISLGGGMTVSVSGTPAAGDTFAVAPAPQASGGSDVFSTLDSMIAALKTPVTGNAVAGAALTNALMTGSTKLGNTMRNVTTIQASVGGREQEVKAMQTVNQTASLQTTSNLSDLTSTNMVTTISQYLQVQNALTGAQKAYSQLQNLSLFQYINP; encoded by the coding sequence ATGCGGATCTCCAGCGCCCAGTTTTTCCAGTTGAACGTCTCGCAGATGAACGACCAGCAGGCCCAGCTCGCGCAGCTGTATCAGCAGATCTCGAGCGGCGTGAGCCTGCAGACGGCGGCCGACAACCCGGTCGGCGCGGCGCAGGCCGTGCAGCTGTCGATGACCTCGGCGACGCTGTCGCAGTACGCGACCAACCAGAACACGGCACTCGCGTCGCTGCAGGCCGAGGACCAGACGCTGCAGAGCGTGAGCGGCGTGCTGACGAGCGCACAGACGCTGCTGGTGCGCGCGGGCGACGGTTCGCTGTCCGACAGCGACCGCTCGGCGCTTGCGACGCAACTGCAGGGCTACCGCGACCAGTTGACGACGCTCGCGAACACGAACGACGGCGCCGGCAACTATCTGTTCGCCGGCACGAAGAATTCGGCGGCGCCGTTTACGACCACGCCGAACGGCAGCATCGCGTATGTCGGCGACACGGGCACGCGCCAGGTGCAGATCGCCGATTCGAGCAGCGTGTCGCAGGGCGACACGGGCGCGGCCGTGTTCATGTCGGTGCCGGGGATCGGCAGCGCGCCGGTGCCGTCGGCCGGTGCCGCCAACACGGGCACCGGCACGATTACCGCGGTCACGGTGACGAATCCGTCGGTCGCGACGAACGGCCACCAGTTCACGATCCAGTTCGGCGGCACGTCCGCCGCGCCGACCTACACGGTGACCGACAAATCGGCCAGCCCGCCGACCACCACGCCGGCGCAGGCCTACTCGGCGGGCTCGGCGATTTCGCTCGGCGGCGGGATGACGGTGTCGGTGTCGGGTACGCCGGCCGCCGGCGACACGTTCGCGGTGGCGCCCGCGCCGCAGGCGAGCGGCGGCTCCGACGTGTTCTCGACGCTCGACTCGATGATCGCGGCGCTGAAGACGCCCGTGACGGGCAATGCGGTCGCGGGCGCGGCGCTCACGAACGCGCTGATGACGGGCTCGACCAAGCTCGGCAACACGATGCGCAACGTCACGACGATCCAGGCGTCGGTCGGCGGCCGCGAGCAGGAGGTCAAGGCGATGCAGACCGTCAACCAGACCGCGTCGCTGCAGACGACCAGCAACCTGTCGGACCTGACCAGCACCAACATGGTGACGACGATCAGCCAGTACCTGCAGGTGCAGAACGCGCTGACCGGCGCGCAGAAGGCCTACTCGCAACTGCAGAACCTGTCGCTGTTCCAGTACATCAATCCTTGA
- the flgK gene encoding flagellar hook-associated protein FlgK yields the protein MSNTLMNLGVSGLNAALWGLTTTGQNISNAATPGYSVERPVYAEASGQYTSSGYMPQGVNTVTVQRQYSQYLSDQLNGAQTQGGALSTWYTLVAQLNNYIGSPTAGISTGITSYFTGLQNIANNASDPSVRQTAISNAQTLANQINAAGQQYDALRQSVNTQLTSTVSQINTYTAQIAQLNQQIAAASSQGQPPNQLMDQRDLAVSNLSGLAGIQVVRNDSGYSVFLSGGQPLVVADKSYQLATATSQSDPSELTVVSQGIAGANPQGPNQALPDASLSGGTLGGLLAFRSQTLDPAQAQLGAIATSFAAQVNAQNALGIDLSGNPGGNLFTTPSPAVYANQGNTGTATLSVSFANASQPTTSDYTLSYDGTNYTLTDRASGSVVDQKAGPMPVTLGGLDFSTGTGPQMQAGDAFTVLPTRGALNGFGLATTSGSAIAAASPAVTSAASTNTGTGKITLSGVTSGYQVPTTKLTYDAASKSLSGFPVGTTVKIAGTPPTTVTINNATDTVPYDPAAGATMTMSGTAAGALNGVSVTLSGAPATGDSFTIGPYAGGTSDGSNALALSQLVNAKALGSGTTTLTGAYANYVNGIGNTATQLKSSSAAQTALVGQITTAQQSVSGVNQNEEAANLMQYQQLYQANAKVIQTAATLFQTVLGLFN from the coding sequence ATGTCCAACACACTCATGAACCTCGGCGTCAGCGGCCTGAATGCCGCGCTCTGGGGCCTCACGACGACCGGCCAGAACATCAGCAACGCCGCGACGCCGGGCTATTCGGTCGAACGACCCGTCTATGCCGAGGCGAGCGGCCAATACACGAGCAGCGGCTACATGCCGCAGGGCGTGAACACCGTCACCGTGCAGCGGCAGTACAGCCAGTACCTGAGCGACCAGCTGAACGGCGCGCAGACGCAGGGCGGTGCGCTGTCGACGTGGTACACGCTCGTCGCGCAGCTGAACAACTACATCGGCAGCCCGACGGCCGGGATTTCGACCGGGATCACGAGCTACTTCACCGGGCTGCAGAACATTGCGAACAACGCTTCCGATCCGTCGGTGCGGCAGACCGCGATCAGCAATGCGCAGACGCTGGCCAACCAGATCAACGCGGCCGGCCAGCAGTACGACGCGCTGCGCCAGAGCGTCAACACGCAGCTCACCAGCACCGTGTCGCAGATCAACACGTACACCGCGCAGATCGCGCAACTGAACCAGCAGATCGCGGCGGCGAGCAGCCAGGGCCAGCCGCCGAACCAGCTGATGGATCAGCGCGACCTCGCGGTGTCGAACCTGTCGGGCCTCGCCGGCATCCAGGTCGTGCGCAACGACAGCGGCTACAGCGTGTTCCTGTCGGGCGGCCAGCCGCTCGTCGTCGCCGACAAGAGCTACCAGCTCGCGACGGCCACATCGCAGTCGGACCCGAGCGAGCTGACCGTCGTGTCGCAGGGGATCGCCGGTGCGAACCCGCAGGGGCCGAACCAGGCGCTGCCCGATGCGTCGCTGTCGGGCGGCACGCTCGGCGGCCTGCTCGCGTTCCGCAGCCAGACGCTCGACCCCGCGCAGGCGCAGCTCGGTGCGATCGCGACCAGCTTCGCCGCGCAGGTCAACGCGCAGAACGCGCTCGGCATCGACCTGTCGGGCAACCCGGGCGGCAACCTGTTCACGACGCCGTCCCCGGCCGTATACGCGAACCAGGGGAATACGGGCACCGCGACGCTGTCCGTGTCGTTCGCGAACGCGTCGCAGCCGACGACGAGCGACTACACGCTGTCCTACGACGGCACGAACTACACGCTGACCGACCGTGCGAGCGGTTCGGTGGTCGACCAGAAGGCAGGGCCGATGCCGGTCACGCTCGGCGGGCTAGACTTCTCGACCGGGACCGGCCCGCAGATGCAGGCCGGCGACGCGTTCACCGTGCTGCCGACGCGCGGCGCGCTGAACGGCTTCGGCCTCGCGACGACGAGCGGCTCGGCGATCGCGGCCGCGTCGCCGGCCGTCACGTCGGCGGCGAGCACCAACACCGGCACCGGCAAGATCACGCTGAGCGGAGTGACCTCGGGCTATCAGGTGCCGACCACCAAGCTGACCTACGACGCGGCGTCGAAGTCGCTGTCGGGCTTCCCGGTCGGCACCACGGTGAAGATCGCCGGCACGCCGCCGACGACGGTGACGATCAACAATGCGACCGACACCGTGCCGTACGACCCGGCGGCCGGCGCGACGATGACGATGTCGGGGACGGCCGCGGGCGCGCTCAACGGCGTGAGCGTCACGCTGTCCGGCGCCCCGGCGACCGGCGATTCGTTCACGATCGGGCCGTACGCGGGCGGCACCAGCGACGGCTCCAACGCGCTCGCGCTGTCGCAACTGGTCAATGCGAAGGCGCTCGGCAGCGGCACGACGACGCTCACGGGCGCGTACGCGAACTACGTGAACGGCATCGGCAACACGGCGACCCAGCTCAAGTCGTCGAGCGCCGCGCAGACCGCGCTGGTCGGCCAGATCACCACCGCACAGCAGTCGGTGTCGGGCGTGAACCAGAACGAGGAAGCGGCCAACCTGATGCAGTACCAGCAGCTTTACCAGGCGAACGCGAAGGTGATCCAGACGGCGGCGACGCTGTTCCAGACCGTGCTTGGCCTGTTCAACTGA
- a CDS encoding flagellar brake protein has protein sequence MNIETSTDPSLDAGHSGPDYARRNPLEIGVQLRNLVNRGDFLTVQYPGGQLVTRLLEVDVGARTFTFDWGALSEQNAGILGASHCTFAASPEGVRVEFTTGTPRETRYEGLPAFVADFPDVLVCIQRREYFRVDAPIVDPFLCRGKLPDGESFLFEVHNLSLGGVGLRTADERVEALEVGTLLPDVELELTGHGKLSLDLQLVSLRSTQMPNGSRRYQLGFRYMSLPGSAENTLQRLITQLEMKRRSLVRA, from the coding sequence ATGAATATCGAAACGTCGACGGACCCCAGCCTGGATGCAGGCCACTCCGGGCCCGACTACGCCCGCCGCAATCCGCTGGAAATCGGCGTGCAGTTGCGCAACCTCGTGAACCGCGGCGATTTCCTGACCGTCCAGTATCCGGGCGGCCAGCTCGTGACGCGCCTGCTCGAGGTCGACGTCGGCGCGCGGACGTTCACGTTCGACTGGGGCGCGCTGTCCGAGCAGAACGCCGGCATCCTCGGCGCGTCGCACTGCACGTTCGCGGCCTCGCCGGAGGGCGTGCGCGTCGAATTCACCACGGGCACGCCGCGCGAGACGCGCTACGAGGGGCTGCCCGCGTTCGTCGCCGATTTCCCCGACGTGCTGGTCTGCATCCAGCGCCGCGAATATTTCCGGGTCGACGCGCCGATCGTCGATCCGTTCCTGTGCCGCGGCAAGCTGCCGGACGGCGAGAGCTTCCTGTTCGAGGTGCACAACCTGTCGCTCGGCGGCGTGGGGCTGCGCACGGCCGACGAACGCGTCGAGGCGCTCGAGGTCGGCACGCTGCTGCCCGACGTCGAGCTCGAGCTGACCGGCCACGGCAAGCTGTCGCTCGACCTGCAGCTCGTGTCGCTGCGTTCGACGCAGATGCCGAACGGGTCGCGGCGCTACCAGCTCGGCTTTCGCTACATGTCGCTGCCGGGCAGCGCGGAGAACACGCTGCAGCGGCTGATCACGCAGCTCGAGATGAAGCGCCGCTCGCTCGTGCGGGCCTGA
- the flgJ gene encoding flagellar assembly peptidoglycan hydrolase FlgJ, with the protein MAANLPNANDLTQRFALDVQGFDALRAQAKQSPQAGAKAVAGQFDAMFTQMMLKSMRDASPDGGLFDSHTSKMYTSMLDQQLAQQMSKHGIGVADALMKQLLRNAGQGAGSDTAADVGAGGMGAGGLGTAGNEGSLAAMNAMAKAYANAANNGGLAGARGYSAGSALTPPLKGASGAPGADAFVDRLAGPAQAASASTGIPARFIVGQAALESGWGKREIRATDGSTSYNVFGIKANKGWTGRTVSALTTEYVNGTPRRVVAKFRAYDSYEHAMTDYANLLKNNPRYSGVLSASRSVEGFAHGMQKAGYATDPNYAKKLISIMQQIG; encoded by the coding sequence ATGGCAGCCAATCTTCCGAATGCGAACGACCTCACGCAGCGCTTCGCGCTCGACGTGCAGGGGTTCGACGCGCTGCGCGCGCAGGCGAAGCAGTCGCCGCAGGCGGGCGCGAAGGCCGTCGCCGGCCAGTTCGACGCGATGTTCACGCAGATGATGCTCAAGAGCATGCGCGACGCGTCGCCCGACGGCGGGCTGTTCGATTCGCATACGTCGAAGATGTACACGTCGATGCTCGACCAGCAGCTCGCGCAGCAGATGTCGAAGCACGGGATCGGTGTCGCCGACGCGCTGATGAAGCAGCTGCTGCGCAACGCGGGGCAGGGCGCGGGCAGCGACACGGCGGCCGACGTCGGCGCGGGCGGGATGGGCGCGGGCGGACTTGGCACGGCCGGCAACGAAGGCAGCCTCGCCGCGATGAACGCGATGGCGAAGGCCTATGCGAACGCGGCGAACAACGGCGGGCTCGCCGGCGCCCGCGGCTACTCGGCCGGCAGCGCGCTGACGCCGCCGCTGAAGGGCGCGAGCGGCGCGCCGGGCGCCGACGCATTCGTCGACCGGCTCGCGGGCCCCGCGCAGGCGGCGAGCGCGTCGACCGGCATCCCGGCGCGCTTCATCGTCGGCCAGGCCGCGCTCGAATCGGGCTGGGGCAAGCGCGAGATCCGCGCGACCGACGGCTCGACCAGCTACAACGTGTTCGGCATCAAGGCGAACAAGGGCTGGACGGGCCGTACGGTGTCGGCGCTGACGACCGAGTACGTGAACGGCACGCCGCGCCGCGTGGTCGCGAAATTCCGCGCGTACGACTCGTACGAGCACGCGATGACCGATTACGCGAACCTGCTGAAGAACAATCCGCGCTACTCGGGCGTGCTGAGCGCGAGCCGCAGCGTCGAAGGCTTCGCGCACGGGATGCAGAAGGCCGGTTACGCGACCGATCCGAACTACGCGAAGAAGCTGATTTCGATCATGCAGCAGATCGGCTGA
- a CDS encoding flagellar basal body P-ring protein FlgI, protein MQTTLFNRLSTRAHAAARLAVAFAAVACVFGAAPAHAERLKDLAQIQGVRDNPLIGYGLVVGLDGTGDQTMQTPFTTQTLANMLANLGISINNGSANGGPSSLNNMQLKNVAAVMVTSTLPPFARPGEALDVTVSSLGNAKSLRGGTLLLTPLKGADGQVYALAQGNMAVGGAGASANGSRVQVNQLAAGRIVGGAIVERGVPNAIAQMNGVLQLQLNDMDYGTAQRIVSAVNSNFGPGTATALDGRTIQLAAPADSAQQVAFMARLQNLDVSPDKAAAKVILNARTGSIVMNQMVTLQSCAVAHGNLSVVVNTQPVVSQPGPFSNGQTVVAQQSQIQLKQDNGALKMVTAGANLADVVKALNTLGATPADLMSILQAMKAAGALRADLEVI, encoded by the coding sequence ATGCAGACGACCCTGTTCAACCGCCTGTCGACTCGCGCGCATGCCGCCGCGCGGCTCGCCGTCGCGTTCGCGGCCGTGGCCTGCGTGTTCGGCGCGGCGCCCGCGCACGCGGAACGCCTGAAGGATCTCGCGCAGATCCAGGGCGTGCGTGACAACCCGCTGATCGGCTATGGCCTCGTCGTCGGCCTCGACGGCACGGGCGACCAGACGATGCAGACGCCGTTCACGACGCAGACGCTCGCGAACATGCTCGCGAACCTCGGCATCTCGATCAACAACGGATCGGCCAACGGCGGCCCGTCGTCGCTGAACAACATGCAACTGAAGAACGTCGCGGCCGTGATGGTGACGTCCACGCTGCCGCCGTTCGCGCGGCCCGGCGAGGCGCTCGACGTCACCGTGTCGTCGCTCGGCAACGCGAAGAGCCTGCGCGGCGGCACGCTGCTGCTCACGCCGTTGAAGGGCGCGGACGGGCAGGTGTACGCGCTCGCGCAGGGCAACATGGCGGTCGGCGGCGCGGGTGCCAGTGCGAACGGCAGCCGCGTGCAGGTCAACCAGCTCGCGGCGGGCCGGATCGTCGGCGGCGCGATCGTCGAGCGCGGGGTGCCGAACGCGATCGCGCAGATGAACGGCGTGCTGCAACTGCAACTGAACGACATGGACTACGGCACCGCGCAGCGGATCGTGTCCGCGGTCAACTCGAACTTCGGCCCGGGCACCGCGACGGCGCTCGACGGCCGCACGATCCAGCTCGCCGCGCCCGCCGACTCGGCGCAGCAGGTCGCGTTCATGGCACGGCTGCAGAACCTCGACGTGAGCCCGGACAAGGCCGCGGCGAAGGTGATCCTGAACGCGCGCACCGGCTCGATCGTGATGAACCAGATGGTTACGCTGCAGAGCTGCGCGGTCGCGCACGGCAACCTGTCGGTCGTCGTCAACACGCAGCCGGTCGTGTCGCAGCCGGGGCCGTTCTCGAACGGGCAGACAGTGGTGGCGCAGCAGTCGCAGATCCAGCTCAAGCAGGACAACGGCGCGCTGAAGATGGTGACGGCCGGCGCGAATCTCGCCGACGTCGTGAAGGCGCTGAACACGCTCGGCGCGACGCCCGCGGACCTGATGTCGATCCTGCAGGCGATGAAGGCGGCCGGCGCGTTGCGCGCCGACCTGGAGGTCATCTAA
- the flgH gene encoding flagellar basal body L-ring protein FlgH yields MKQVRLLPSATVRAACAFAVAALAGCAQIPRDPIIQQPMTAQPPRPMSMQAPGSIYNPGYAGRPLFEDQRPRNIGDILTIMIAENINATKSSGANTNRQGNTDFNVPTAGFLGGLFAKANLSATGANKFAATGGASAANTFNGTITVTVTNVLPNGNLVVSGEKQMLINQGNEFVRFSGVVNPNTISGANSVYSTQVADAKIEYSSKGYINEAETMGWLQRFFLNIAPW; encoded by the coding sequence ATGAAGCAGGTTCGCCTCCTCCCGTCAGCCACCGTCCGCGCCGCGTGCGCGTTCGCGGTGGCGGCGCTCGCCGGTTGCGCGCAGATCCCGCGCGATCCGATCATCCAGCAGCCGATGACGGCGCAGCCGCCGAGGCCGATGTCGATGCAGGCGCCCGGCTCGATCTACAACCCCGGCTACGCGGGGCGGCCGCTTTTCGAGGATCAGCGGCCGCGCAACATCGGCGACATCCTGACGATCATGATCGCGGAGAACATCAACGCGACCAAGTCGTCGGGCGCGAACACGAACCGGCAGGGCAACACCGACTTCAACGTGCCGACGGCCGGCTTCCTCGGCGGGCTGTTCGCGAAGGCGAACCTGTCTGCGACCGGCGCGAACAAGTTCGCGGCCACCGGCGGCGCGAGCGCGGCGAACACGTTCAACGGCACGATCACGGTGACCGTCACCAACGTGCTGCCGAACGGCAACCTCGTGGTCAGCGGCGAGAAGCAGATGCTGATCAACCAGGGCAACGAATTCGTGCGCTTCTCGGGGGTCGTCAACCCGAACACGATCTCGGGCGCGAACTCGGTCTATTCGACGCAGGTCGCCGACGCGAAGATCGAATACTCGTCGAAGGGCTACATCAACGAAGCCGAGACGATGGGCTGGCTGCAGCGCTTCTTCCTCAACATCGCGCCGTGGTGA
- the flgG gene encoding flagellar basal-body rod protein FlgG: MNRSLYIAATGMNAQQAQMDVISNNLANTSTNGFKASRAVFEDLLYQTIRQPGANSTQQTELPSGLQLGTGVQQVATERLYTQGGLTQTGNSKDVAINGAGFFQVLMPDGTNAYTRDGSFQTNAQGQLVTSSGYQILPAITVPQNAQSLTIGKDGVVSVTQPGSGNAVQIGSLQIATFINPAGLEARGENLFSETTSSGAPNVSQPGLNGAGALNQGYVEASNVNVVQELVNMIQTQRAYEINSKAVTTSDQMLQTVTQMKS, from the coding sequence GTGAACCGTTCGCTCTACATCGCCGCCACCGGCATGAATGCGCAGCAGGCGCAGATGGACGTGATTTCGAACAACCTCGCGAACACCAGCACGAACGGCTTCAAGGCGTCGCGCGCGGTGTTCGAGGATCTGCTTTACCAGACCATCCGCCAGCCCGGCGCGAACTCGACGCAGCAGACCGAGCTGCCGTCGGGCCTGCAGCTCGGCACCGGCGTGCAGCAGGTCGCGACCGAGCGCCTGTACACGCAGGGCGGCCTCACGCAGACCGGCAACTCGAAGGATGTCGCGATCAACGGCGCGGGCTTCTTCCAGGTGCTGATGCCGGACGGCACCAACGCGTACACGCGCGACGGCTCGTTCCAGACCAACGCGCAGGGCCAGCTCGTCACGTCGAGCGGCTACCAGATCCTGCCGGCGATCACCGTGCCGCAGAACGCGCAGTCGCTGACGATCGGCAAGGACGGCGTCGTGTCGGTCACGCAGCCGGGCTCGGGCAACGCGGTGCAGATCGGCTCGCTGCAGATCGCGACCTTCATCAACCCGGCCGGCCTCGAGGCGAGGGGCGAGAACCTGTTCTCGGAGACCACGTCGTCGGGCGCGCCCAACGTGTCGCAGCCGGGGCTGAACGGCGCGGGCGCGCTCAACCAGGGCTATGTCGAGGCGTCGAACGTGAACGTCGTGCAGGAGCTCGTCAACATGATCCAGACGCAGCGTGCCTACGAGATCAACAGCAAGGCCGTGACCACGTCCGACCAGATGCTGCAGACCGTCACGCAGATGAAGAGCTAA
- the flgF gene encoding flagellar basal-body rod protein FlgF: protein MDRLIYTAMTGASQSLDQQAIVANNLANASTTGFRAQLATYRAVPMNFGDGSTIDPTTTRTYVLASTPGADFAPGPITRTGNPLDVAVQGAGWMSVQTADGSEAYTRAGNLHVDENGQLVNASNLPVIGNGGPISVPPNAEVTIGKDGTVSALMPGDPPTAVAIVDQMKLVNPDPATLTRGNDGLFRTADGNPADTDPTVVVTPNSLEGSNVNPVTAMVAMIDNARAFQLQSKLIQTADQNEQSANQLLNFS, encoded by the coding sequence ATGGACCGACTGATCTACACGGCGATGACGGGCGCGTCGCAGTCGCTCGACCAGCAGGCGATCGTCGCGAACAACCTCGCGAACGCATCGACGACGGGTTTTCGCGCGCAGCTCGCGACGTATCGCGCGGTGCCGATGAATTTCGGCGACGGCAGCACGATCGACCCGACGACGACCCGCACCTATGTGCTCGCGTCGACGCCCGGCGCGGATTTCGCGCCGGGGCCGATCACGCGCACCGGCAATCCGCTCGACGTCGCCGTGCAGGGCGCCGGCTGGATGTCCGTGCAGACGGCCGACGGCAGCGAGGCGTACACGCGCGCCGGCAACCTGCACGTCGACGAGAACGGCCAGCTCGTCAATGCGAGCAACCTGCCGGTGATCGGCAACGGCGGCCCGATCTCGGTGCCGCCGAACGCGGAAGTGACGATCGGCAAGGACGGCACGGTGTCCGCGCTGATGCCGGGCGACCCGCCGACGGCGGTCGCGATCGTCGACCAGATGAAGCTCGTCAATCCCGATCCGGCCACGCTTACGCGCGGCAACGACGGGTTGTTCCGCACCGCCGACGGCAATCCGGCCGACACCGACCCGACCGTGGTCGTCACGCCGAATTCGCTCGAAGGCAGCAACGTCAACCCGGTGACCGCGATGGTCGCGATGATCGACAACGCGCGCGCGTTCCAGCTTCAGTCGAAGCTGATCCAGACGGCCGACCAGAACGAGCAGTCGGCGAACCAGCTGCTCAACTTCAGCTGA